aattaattataattagtttaattctttttttactgAGTGAGTTGGGGCATCGTAATCtcttatcaatataaaaaaatagtttaattttttaatgtatcttTTTCTCAACTTGAATTAGTCTACTGAATCggtgaattatttttaaacttttatattaattaataaaaacatgtaATGTAGTAatcatagaaaaaataaatattaaataaaagatataattaatcataaaaaataatgaatatttttatcttacattaatataaaattaaaaatgaatattaaataaaaaaaactcttaaaaatatataataagttatCTTTTATCAGTCTAATAACTCAAACCAAACAAATACAATTAAATATGAGATTTAATCATTTTAACAAACCTAAATTACTCCGACTCATAAAATGAAACACCCATAAATAGAATACATGTGTGTTGAGTGACTCTACACAATATTACTAGCAATAGAACTTTGTAGTTCCCAATAATTTAGTGTAGTTCTGTTTGGTCTTAGCTATGGATATTCAAAATCGAATCAAACCGAGTATTAAATCAAAAATTGATCCAAAAAATTGtaaaccacaaaaaaaaaaaaacaaaggacatCAGTTTGTTAGTTTTCGGTTTGACCTGTAGAAATTGAACCAAACAAAACCGAACTACATTCAttagtttaagtttaattattaatttattacatgACTCATTAATTCAAGACTTGTATACGACATGTAGTTGTAAGGGTTTAGGAAATAAGAATAAAACACCTAATTTCACACACTCAGTCTCTACTCTCTCACTCTTTGGAGTCTCGTCTAACACGTAAAATTGGAACTGGAACCTTAAACGTGGTGACAACCTCTACCTCACATGTCTCTGTGTTTGTGGCGATAACCTCTTCGACAAACGTGTGGGCTCCTTTTCATCCCTGCGTGCAAATTCTCTTCAACGTGTCCCCCCTCTACGGATTAGCGTTGTTTATGTTGGCAATCGTGACTCTCTGCATCTCTGCCTCTCTATCTATCTCTCAACTTCGGTGTTGCTTCAACGCTCCAATGTTTTCATGTTAaccatttttgttaattttaattggaCGTGACTTTGCATTTTTGTTGATATTTGTCTCTGCTAATTGTAATTGTGTATGTCTTTTAACATTGGAGGTATAGTGCTTAATTGCTACAAGAGTTTTCTTTCATCAAAGACAATTGAAACATTAATTGTACACAAAATTGGTGTCGATCCTCTCCATGGTCATAAGACTTTGAAGAGCTCATAGATGACATTGAAAAACTTGAGCAAGGTATTATTTTAATTCGTACAATTGTTTAATTATTGTTGTCTAATTTTtcattgatgttgatttttagAAATTGGTCCTATCCCACCAATAACTAAAGAGAATTTTGATGTTGAGTTTGATTAGTAGCCACACTTAGAGTTAATTTGCTTGATATAGTATGatatataatttctaaattatgtttattcttttaaaatgctTGTTGTATTTTATTGCAATTAAATTTGATGGTGCTTTGTTTTATATAGGGTTCAACTCTTTGACCATTGATGATTTTGTGTTATGTTATTGGTTGTTGTCATTGGAGATCTAGTATTTTGTTATAGGAGATCATCTTTTCAAGTTTCTATAGTTCTAGACAAttgttataattattgttttgttgttgGATGTCTAAGCTTCCATGGTTTTAGACAATTGATAAATGTTGTTTTACTGGTTTTTTTCTTAGTCACACCAAACTGCACCCGGAAGATCCCTAGTCTCAGCTATATATGGACTAAaaggaatgatttttttagggttagaaaagaaaaaaaaaaaaaaaggaaaagcaaaGAAGTAAGAGCGAAACGACGTCGGATGATAAGAAGGTTATAGCGGTTAATCTAGATCTGACGCGTGTGATCCAACGGTGAGAATTTGGAATGGCGTGGGCCCATGGTAGAGTGGCAACTCGCTCACAACACAACGGTCTGGCTCACTTGCCTCGCTCGTTCCTTGGCTCACTCACTCTCACTCAGTCatcgtctctctctctctaaaaccaaaccctttttttctcacttttcttcCTTGCGGCCTCTTTCTCTGCGTTGTGTTGCGTTCATCCCTGTTTGGTGCGGTGGGAGTTTTTGGTCTTTTCGCTGCCCCCCATTATCACACGGTCCCTCTCCATCCACGTCATCTACGTCTTCTTCGTATCGTACCCTCCCCACCTTCCTTTCTTCCTCTCCCTCTTCTCactatataacaattttttcacCCCCTTAGGGTTTCCAAAAGCCATTGTCCGATTTCGCGCTGCACAACCCTTTTCTCCCACCATGTCTCCTTCCACTTCCTCCTCTTCTCCGCAATTCATTCTTCCACGCTTCTTCTCACGCGTTTGAGGTATTCCCATATTCCCCTTCTGAATCTCCTCGCTCTCGATTATTTCATATTATCTGTGATTTTTGTCTCTAAATTCGATTTTTTGAAATGTGTTTGTGGTTTAATTATTGCTATTACTATTGTTGTTGCTATTGTTTTGAGGAAGttgggattttttttgtttagtttttgaattttgGTGGCGTTTGTTAGGGTTTTGATTGAGATTTGTTCGCGGGGGGTTCAAGTTTTTCGAAATTGGGTCCGTGAACGCGTTTTTTTTGGCGGCAGTTTGTGGTGTTATGTTTCATGGCAATTGAGAAGAACAGCTTTAAGGTGTCCAGGCTTGATTCCGAGTGCTCTCCTCGAAGCAGGGAAATTATGTCCAGTGACGAAGAGGTGATTCGGCGGCGTAACTCTGCTGCGGAATCCGACGACGATGATGAGTTTGATGATGCTGATTCTGGGGCGGGGTCTGATGATTTTGATTTGCTGGAATTGGGGGAGACCAGGGCGGAGTTTTGCCAGATTGGGAACCAGACTTGCAGCATTCCGTTGGAACTGTACGATCTTTCTGGCCTTGAAGATGTGCTGTCCGTGGATGTGTGGAATGACTGCTTGAGTGAGGAGGAGAGGTTTGAACTTGCTAAGTATCTTCCTGACATGGATCAAGAGACTTTTGTTCAGACCTTGAAGGAGGTTTTCACTGGCTGTAACTTGCATTTTGGGAGTCCCATTAAGAAGTTGTTTGATATGCTGAAGGGTGGTTTGTGTGAGCCGAGGGTTGCACTTTACAGGGAGGGCTTAAGTTCTTTTCAGAAGCGACAGCACTATCATCTGTTGAGGAAGCATCAGAACAACATGGTTAGCAATCTTTGTCAGATAAGAGATGCTTGGCTTAACTGTAGGGGATACAGTATTGAAGAAAGGCTTCGTGTCCTGAACATTATGAGAAGTCAAAAGAGTTTGATGCACGAGAAGGAAGATTTGGAAGTTGATTCTTCAGATGAGGAGTCTGGTAAAGGTATATGGAGCAGGAAGAACAAGGATAGGAAAATCTCACAGAAAACGGGTCGCTATCCTTTCCATGGGGTGGGTCCTGGTTTAGATATCCATTCACAAGGACGATCAGTGGTTATGGAACAAGAGAAGTATGGGAAACAAAATCCTAAAGGCATACTCAAGTTGGCTGGTTCAAAGCCACCTTCAGCAAAGGACCCTATTGGTCGTGCGTCTTCTGTCTACCATGCTTTGGATGTGAATCCTGGGCCAAATGGTTCAACTTCTGCTCTTTCTCATCAGAATAAGTCAGTGGGATATGATTCAGGGTCAATGCTCAGGATGAGGGATCAGCTATGGAATGGTGACAACGAGGAAATGCCATATGGACTGACTGTCCATCAAGATCGGAATTTATCACGTAGCAACATGATGGACAAATCTAGTTTTCGGAAAATGGGAAAGAGGCAAGACCTTCTGAGAGGTGATGAGATGGATACCGACAATTTGATGGGTCTGTCTCTGTCTTCAAAGATTGATCTACATGGATACACTAGAAATGCAAACCAATCTTCTAAGAGAGGTTTGTATGAATATTCTAGAAATTCTAAGTATCCAGAAAATGTTCAACAATTTGTTGGTAGTGATCAGGCCAAGTCTAGATTGAGGAGTTCACAGTTACCACTTAAAGGCAGTATGGTGGACTCAGCAGATTATGATGAACTTTTCTGTAGCAATGAAACACCAGGACAGGAATTTGGTATGATGGATTCTTCATTTAAATATGATGATTGGTATCGAAAGGGCAAGAAATGGAAGGCAGGGAGAGAGTCTCCTGATCTCAGTTACACTCCTTATAGATCTTCCTCACCACAGGTGAGTGATAGACTTCTATCCTCTGACTTCAGGGCAAAATCATTGCAGGAGAAGACAAGAGGGACTTCTATGCAGAATGGAGGAAAAGATACTATGCCTTTGAGGGGAAACCATATGCTTTTAAGAGGTGAAGAAACCGAATCAGACTCCTCTGAACAGTtgggtgatgatgatgataacactcctttgttacagagcaaatatgcttacttgatGGGTACTGCTGCTGGTTCTCGCACAAAATTGTTGAAGTCTCACCTAGATCCCAAGAAGGCCAAATTTGTTACAGATTTGAAGCCACATGTAATAGCACAATCCAAAAAGAAGGGTGGATTTGCAGAGCGGGGGCAAATGCATGGTGTAGAAAATTACCTTTCAAAAGCAAAGCAGAAGGGTGAAATACGCAATGGTGGTCCTTTTCATAAACAGGCTGGTAAATTTATTGAAGAAAGCTATCCCTCTGGATCAGATATGCTCaatgatggtgatgatgattgGAGACATGCATACAAGACAGGCAAGAATGGCCGAATACGAGGGGATCCTATTGAAAGGTTAGACATGCCCTCATCAAATGCATACACGGCTGAGCAAAAGAAGAAAGGGAGAACTGACCTTGATCACTCCATTCTGAGGTCTAAATATTTGCATGATTATGTTGGTGATCAGGACGACTCACTTGAAAGACGGTTAGTTGTGGATAATAATGAAGTTGGACAAAGTAGGTATGGGAGGAAAGGACAGAAATATGCTGCCACATACAAGGGTGATCAAAATGAGAGATCTGAGGCACCTTTGCTTGGTTGCAACTCAGCAACGAAGAAGCGAAAAACGAAAGATGAGGTAGTAGATATTGGTGGAAGAGATGAAGATGGCAATCTTTTGTCAAACACCTTGACAAATGATTTGActtattcaaaaagaaagtcgaagaaaaaaatagaggcTGGGATGGTTAGTTCAGAAATGGATAATTCTGAATTGCATCTTACTGATATGGGTACAGCAGATATAGAACTGGAAATCAAGCCACAGAAAAAGACATTCACTTTGATCACACCAACAGTGCATACtggattttcattttctattataCATCTTCTTTCAGCAGTCCGCACGGCAATGATTAGTCCACATGCGGAGGACAGTTTAGAAATGGGGAAACCCATAGAAGAGCTGAACAAAGCACCGGAAGGCACTGCAAATGGTGATCTTTCTAACAGTAAGACAGATGCCAATTGTGAGTCTGCTGACCATCCGAACATGCCTTCTCTTACTGTTCCAGAGATTGTTAATCGTGTGAGATCAAACCCTGGTGATCCTTGCATTCTTGAGACACAAGAGCCACTGCAGGATTTGGTCAGAGGTGTTCTGAAGatattttcttccaaaacaGCACCCTTAGGAGCAAAGGGTTGGAAGGTACTCGCAGTTTATGAAAAATCTACCAGAAGTTGGTCATGGACTGGCCCAGTTATTCATAATTCACCTGACTATGATACCACTGAGGAGGTGACATCTCCTGAAGCTTGGGGTCTTCCACATAAGATGCTTGTCAAGTTGGTTGATTCCTTTGCCAATTGGTTGAAATGTGGTCAGGAAACTCTTCAACAAATAGGAAGTCTTCCTGCTCCGCCTTTGGCATTGATGCAAGTCAACCTTGATGAGAAAGAAAGGTTTAGGGATCTGAGGGCTCAGAAGAGTCTTAACACCATAAGCCCTAGCTCAGAGGAAGTGAGGACTTATTTTCGGAAGGAGGAGGTTCTCAGGTACTCAATTCCTGACAGAGCCTTTTCATATACTGCAGCTGACGGTAAAAAATCTATTGTGGCACCTTTGAGAAGATGTGGTGGTAAGCCAACATCAAAAGCCCGAGACCATTTTATGTTGAAACGTGATCGCCCACCACATGTTACGATTCTTTGTCTAGTAAGAGATGCTGCAGCTAGATTACCTGGAAGTATTGGCACTAGAGCAGATGTTTGTACTTTAATTCGTGATTCTCAATATATTGTTGAAGATGTTTCTGATGCACAAATTAACCAAGTAGTTAGTGGAGCCTTGGATAGATTGCATTATGAACGTGATCCTTGTGTACAATTTGATGGGGAAAGGAAACTGTGGGTTTACTTGcatagagaaagagaagaagaagattttgAGGATGATGGCACTTCATCCACAAagaaatggaagaggcagaaaAAGGATGCTGCAGATCAATCTGATCAAGGAACAGTAACTGTTGCTTGTCCTGGAACTGGGGAGCAAAGCGGATATGATTTGTGCTCAGATCTCAATGTGGATCCACCACCATGCATTGATGATGATAAGGGAATGGAACCTTTGTCTACTGATACAAGGCCAAATGCAGAGGCACATGTTGATGTCAATCGAGCTTCTGAAGAAGGCAATGTTTGTGATGGTAATTCAATGGCTTGGGAGGCTCTTGATTTAAATCCTACTCGAGAGTTATGCCAAGAAAATTCAACAAACGAAGATTTTGATGAAGAATCCTTTGGGAGAGAAAGGCCCGTTGGACTATTAAGTGCAAGCTTGTTGTGAAGAATTCTTCAGGTAGTTATTTACCTCATTTTGGCATTATTTTGATTGTATATTGCTCTTTTTGCCGTTTGGCTACTTGTTATCTAAAATATCATAGCACCTTTGTTTATTGCACATTGtcactaattattttaaagaaaagagACCTTAGAGAAGTTTGCTTGGGTGGTTTTTAGTTATCTGGTTCTATTTGTTCCTCCaatattcattaatttcttCTGCTGTGTTTTACTTGAAAGGAAATTATAACAACGGGGCATCTATTAATACTTGTGCAATCTATACATCTTTCTGTAGGCTTTTGGTCCATGGGCACTCGAGTTCGGTCATGCTTGTTGTAGCTGTGCCACCTTTGTATATTGATTTGATCTCGAAGAATAGAATAGAATGTGATCTTGTTGAAGATCATAAAATTTGGTTAGTTTAGGTGGATGTTTTAACGACTTTACATCCCATAAATAATACCTTTTGAGTTGAAATTTCTAATGATCTGTAGCTTCTTGTGCGATGTGGCGTTGTTGTATTGCATCGCAAAATTCTGTAGATATGGCTTAATTAAGACAATGATGTCAGTAAATCCAATAAATCTGTTCACCCAAATGAACAggacaaaatattaattacactcacaaggaaaaacagaagacgTTATTGGTCATTGCTTGATTCATATTCTTTTTGCTTGGATGATATAATCTTGAGAAACAGTGTTTGACAAATGGAACCAGAGATGTACATGTAATTTGGAATGAGCTATCCATTTACTTGTAATAATATTCGATACCGTACAAATTACCAAGAAGAGATGACGGGATAATTTGATTCTGCTTTAGGTCGCCAACAAATATGGtcgagaaaaggaaaaaaaaacttgcaatgaattaatttaactgtttattttttaagattctttcaacatttaaaatttgatttatctcatgtatatattcttaatattttatttaatttattataatttgtttgttgtaatttaaaatcaatatacttttgttatttatttaaagaattattaaaaaactataaaaattacgaaaaattaaaattttgaaggtTGAAAAAATACacgttaagaaaataaaactatgattgtttatataagatattttttttaaaaaatgtgatgTGACAATTTTCGtgtttttttaacaagtttaattagtttttttctttaaattatttttagatttaatttagttctttaatatttttggagtttaatttggattttttatttttaaaaatgattcaatttgattttattgtCTAAATTGGATTAATGATACTAATAAATTACACTTTGTGCTGGTTTAAAATTGtcactaaataattttaaatcgtcataaaatatgaattttatcattaaataattttaaattgtcacaaaatatatatttttaattaattttaaaaattaaaggattaaaCTAAATccgaaataaaataattgaaactttTTGAATATCATATATGGACATAGatattagatttttaatttaatttccaatATGGTTGATCAATTACCATgaacattatttttcaaaatacgcTAATTTAGAGAGCCACAAGTTAGCTCCTCTCATACCAACTTCTCagtaatctttttttatatatgttggaCTTGCGAAGTCAATAAGTCcccttttaacatttttttattcctccaatttttattataagttcaaattaactaatttcagaattaaaaatttaattaatttggttaaaagtattaaatttatcttaaattaatattttttttctaaaactactCTTGTGGATAAAAGTTACAAACATTCATGAACTgactttaattaaaagtatttttgtgaaaaaaataattaatacataagATATTTTAGATAGATTGGAccttataaaaagaattaacttatacttttaatttaaactttatAATAATGACCAAAAGAAGTACCtgttagaaaattattttagttgaaACTGACTTCTTAATGATGTGATttcatttgagttttttttttttttttttgcatgtgtacttgttttgttaatttttaaaatttaaaatgtttaaattttttaataaattctgaaaatattttttttaattgatttgtttgtaatttttttttacttttttgatgTTTATGATTTTTGGTTAcagtttttaaacttaaaatatttaaattagtttattatcTGTATTTagacaaatatataaaataatggatAAAGTAGTCTTTTACAAAACTGGTATTATAACTATGTATATAAACTCAGATactaaattgataaatattcaatattttaggaattaattacataatttcATTAGCTTAGGTTAGAGAATGATAATTCAGAAAATAAATTGATGGTTTATTTAAAGTAAAGCTACAAAAGCACTTTAAAAATGTGAGCATCGCAAAAGCTATCTTTTGAGTAGAATTTACCCTCTTCTGAGTAAGTACCGTCAGTTTATGTGTATGACGTCCAATCTCAAAAGCTATCGAGTCCAATtgcaaattataataaaataaatagttaaataatgatattttcacATTCAGTGTTTGCAGTCCtttaagaaaaggaaggaaagaaaagaaagggaggtattgtgtaaaaaaaaaacgatgATCATCGTGGTGGTAAAAAGttggtttaaatatatattttattcctttaatttaattttttttccagtaattttattttagtcttacaatatgtgtttattttattttttatacttaaagatctttaaataaaaaaaaatcatctttattatttaaagtattatcttaaattctttaaaaataaaaaataaaacaaatacatacgagaattaaaatgaaaaaaaaaaaaggcaacacGAGAAAAaaacgaaagaaaaaaaaaactaaattacatgAATGAAAAGGTTTTCCAAATGTAACATGATGTAGTGttatagaaaaatgtttttctaaTCAGAAACTGCAGCTTTTTCACTCAGAGGGCCCTGGAACCTAAGAGCCAAGAGAATTATTTCTTGACATGTTACCAGGCTGTACAAACTCTAGCTTTGGCTTTTGTCTCTTATTCTTGACAAAAAAAAGCATTATCCAACACCCGTTTTTAGGCCAACCACCAAAGCAAATTCCTTCATCTGATTTGGCACGAACAGATGAAATGTTTCTGGTGGTTCTCATCTTTCTTCGTTTGGCTTGTTCCTTTACTTTCAAACATTA
The nucleotide sequence above comes from Glycine soja cultivar W05 chromosome 11, ASM419377v2, whole genome shotgun sequence. Encoded proteins:
- the LOC114376733 gene encoding uncharacterized protein LOC114376733 → MAIEKNSFKVSRLDSECSPRSREIMSSDEEVIRRRNSAAESDDDDEFDDADSGAGSDDFDLLELGETRAEFCQIGNQTCSIPLELYDLSGLEDVLSVDVWNDCLSEEERFELAKYLPDMDQETFVQTLKEVFTGCNLHFGSPIKKLFDMLKGGLCEPRVALYREGLSSFQKRQHYHLLRKHQNNMVSNLCQIRDAWLNCRGYSIEERLRVLNIMRSQKSLMHEKEDLEVDSSDEESGKGIWSRKNKDRKISQKTGRYPFHGVGPGLDIHSQGRSVVMEQEKYGKQNPKGILKLAGSKPPSAKDPIGRASSVYHALDVNPGPNGSTSALSHQNKSVGYDSGSMLRMRDQLWNGDNEEMPYGLTVHQDRNLSRSNMMDKSSFRKMGKRQDLLRGDEMDTDNLMGLSLSSKIDLHGYTRNANQSSKRGLYEYSRNSKYPENVQQFVGSDQAKSRLRSSQLPLKGSMVDSADYDELFCSNETPGQEFGMMDSSFKYDDWYRKGKKWKAGRESPDLSYTPYRSSSPQVSDRLLSSDFRAKSLQEKTRGTSMQNGGKDTMPLRGNHMLLRGEETESDSSEQLGDDDDNTPLLQSKYAYLMGTAAGSRTKLLKSHLDPKKAKFVTDLKPHVIAQSKKKGGFAERGQMHGVENYLSKAKQKGEIRNGGPFHKQAGKFIEESYPSGSDMLNDGDDDWRHAYKTGKNGRIRGDPIERLDMPSSNAYTAEQKKKGRTDLDHSILRSKYLHDYVGDQDDSLERRLVVDNNEVGQSRYGRKGQKYAATYKGDQNERSEAPLLGCNSATKKRKTKDEVVDIGGRDEDGNLLSNTLTNDLTYSKRKSKKKIEAGMVSSEMDNSELHLTDMGTADIELEIKPQKKTFTLITPTVHTGFSFSIIHLLSAVRTAMISPHAEDSLEMGKPIEELNKAPEGTANGDLSNSKTDANCESADHPNMPSLTVPEIVNRVRSNPGDPCILETQEPLQDLVRGVLKIFSSKTAPLGAKGWKVLAVYEKSTRSWSWTGPVIHNSPDYDTTEEVTSPEAWGLPHKMLVKLVDSFANWLKCGQETLQQIGSLPAPPLALMQVNLDEKERFRDLRAQKSLNTISPSSEEVRTYFRKEEVLRYSIPDRAFSYTAADGKKSIVAPLRRCGGKPTSKARDHFMLKRDRPPHVTILCLVRDAAARLPGSIGTRADVCTLIRDSQYIVEDVSDAQINQVVSGALDRLHYERDPCVQFDGERKLWVYLHREREEEDFEDDGTSSTKKWKRQKKDAADQSDQGTVTVACPGTGEQSGYDLCSDLNVDPPPCIDDDKGMEPLSTDTRPNAEAHVDVNRASEEGNVCDGNSMAWEALDLNPTRELCQENSTNEDFDEESFGRERPVGLLSASLL